The segment TCCATATATATATATGCCGCTAGAAAGATCTTAGTGCGGAGAGGTGGCCGAGCGGTCGAAGGCGCATGTTTGGAGAACATGTGATCAGCAATGGTCCCAGGGTTCGAATCCCTGCCTCTCCGCCATTCTACTTCACCGTGATGCTTTCGCTCACGGTTTCGTAGGAATAGGCTGATTGGATATATTAAGCTAAGGAGAGAACAGTTCCTTCTCCGCCATTATAAAACAAGACCATGCGTAGCATGGGGTTGTTTTATACGGCAAGAACAGGATGAGGCGGCACCTACAGTTTAATACACCTGCCGAATCTGGTTCTTTGCCGGGAGGCAAAGGTTCATGCCGAGAGAGCGTATAGCGAGCCGAACTGGTGTAGGCTCGGTAGCTTGAGCGGCCCTGCCTCTCCGCCATTCTACTTCACCGTGATGCTTTCGCTCACGGTTTCGTAGGAATAGGCTGATTGGATATATTAAGCTAAGGAGAGAACAGTTCCTTCTCCGCCATTATAAAACAAGACCATGCGGAGCATGGGGTCGTCTTATGCGGCGAATTCTGTAAGAGGCGCGTACGCTCTTACCTTTTCCATGTATTTTATCCATTACCTTAAGGTCCAAAAATGGCATTCACTCTGGAACAAGTCGTCCCCTGGGGGCGGTCATTCGAGGAATATGCTGGGATGTTCTCTCTTTCCCCGAAAGAATTGGGCTTGAACATCATAAGCTGTGGGGATGGCCCCGCCAGTTTTAATTATGGCATGAAAGAACGCGGGCACAAGGTCATTTCCTGTGACCCGATCTACGCGTTCAGCGCCGGACAGATACGTTCCAGGATCAAGAGAACATATGCCTCGGTCATGGAACAATTGAAAGGCAACGAAGAGGCCTATGTGTGGACTACCTTCAAGAACCCGGAAGAAGTCGGCCGAGTAAGAATGAAGGCGATGAACGCGTTCCTTGAAGATTACCCCCACGGCAAAAAAGAAGGCCGATACCTTGCCGAATGCTTGCCCCACATATCGTTCAACAACGACCGGTTCGACCTGGCCCTATGTTCGCACTTATTGTTCCTGTACTCAAAGCATTTATCCCTGGACTTCCACATTGCGTCGATCACGGAAATGCTTCGGGTATCAAAAGAAGTACGGATATTCCCCCTGCTCGAATTAAGCGGTGGAAAAAGCCCCTACCTTAAGGATGTCATCTCGGAATTCAGGGGTAAAGGCCATGAAGTCGCCACACCCAAGGTGAACTATGAGTTCCAGCGCGGCGGCGACATGATGTTGAGGATCAGCAGGTGATCATATTAA is part of the Candidatus Omnitrophota bacterium genome and harbors:
- a CDS encoding SAM-dependent methyltransferase, with the translated sequence MAFTLEQVVPWGRSFEEYAGMFSLSPKELGLNIISCGDGPASFNYGMKERGHKVISCDPIYAFSAGQIRSRIKRTYASVMEQLKGNEEAYVWTTFKNPEEVGRVRMKAMNAFLEDYPHGKKEGRYLAECLPHISFNNDRFDLALCSHLLFLYSKHLSLDFHIASITEMLRVSKEVRIFPLLELSGGKSPYLKDVISEFRGKGHEVATPKVNYEFQRGGDMMLRISR